One segment of Rosa chinensis cultivar Old Blush chromosome 6, RchiOBHm-V2, whole genome shotgun sequence DNA contains the following:
- the LOC112174543 gene encoding uncharacterized protein LOC112174543: MALLTFQPEATEPKKKKKQVQPQPPPPSKRSHQKHSSKKQQPPPQKPPSSSWDHFKNLLTCKQIEGSRVHDPSKNAIGYSKLGSSCGSICSFRDVVHGNTTSRVVHRADNSPDSSSLGQETGLLSRKVTIRSESGSGTRSNRGGGAAYTSSNSSRGLQFRKLSGCYECHYIVDPSRYPVPRSTICACPQCGEIFPKLESLELHQSIRHAVSELGVEDSGRNIVEIIFKSSWLKKDSPICRIERILKVQNTQRTIQRFEDCRDAVKNRALNSTRKNPRCAADGNELLRFHCTSISCTLGARGSTNLCGSIPGCGVCTTIRHGFQGGGGLEVGKGVRTTASSGRAHDSLHCTDGRRAMLVCRVIAGRVRRIADDAAAEEEAAATASAGGSYDSVAGYAGVYSNLEELVVFNPRAILPCFVVIYKALDS; this comes from the exons ATGGCTCTTCTCACTTTCCAACCAGAGGCCACAGagcccaagaagaagaagaaacaagtccaaccacaaccaccaccaccatcaaaaCGCAGCCACCAAAAGCACTCCTCAAAAAAGCAGCAGCCACCTCCACAAAAGCCACCCTCCTCCTCATGGGACCATTTCAAGAACCTCCTCACCTGCAAGCAGATCGAGGGGTCGAGAGTCCACGACCCGTCCAAAAATGCAATCGGCTACTCCAAGCTCGGGTCCTCTTGCGGCTCCATATGCAGCTTCAGAGACGTTGTTCACGGCAACACTACTAGCCGGGTTGTTCACAGAGCCGATAACTCGCCGGACAGTAGCTCGCTGGGTCAGGAAACCGGGTTGCTCAGTCGGAAAGTTACAATCCGGTCCGAGTCAGGGTCAGGTACTAGATCCAACCGCGGTGGCGGTGCTGCTTATACGTCATCTAATTCGTCTAGAGGGCTGCAATTCAGAAAGCTCTCCGGGTGTTACGAGTGCCATTACATCGTTGACCCTAGCAG GTACCCAGTTCCAAGGTCTACTATCTGTGCTTGCCCTCAGTGCGGAGAGATCTTCCCCAAATTGGAGAGCTTGGAACTTCACCAATCAATTCGCCATGCTG TATCGGAGCTAGGCGTGGAAGATTCCGGCAGAAACATTGTGGAGATAATCTTCAAATCGAGCTGGCTGAAGAAGGACAGTCCCATTTGCAGGATCGAACGGATACTGAAGGTCCAGAACACGCAGCGGACCATCCAACGTTTCGAGGACTGCCGCGACGCAGTGAAAAACCGTGCCCTGAACAGCACTAGAAAGAATCCCAGGTGCGCCGCCGACGGCAACGAGCTGCTGCGGTTCCACTGCACCAGCATCTCGTGCACGCTCGGCGCGCGTGGCTCTACAAACCTCTGCGGCTCCATCCCGGGCTGCGGGGTCTGCACGACCATCCGGCACGGCTTCCAAGGCGGTGGAGGATTAGAAGTTGGCAAGGGAGTGCGCACCACTGCCAGCAGCGGTAGGGCCCACGACTCGTTGCATTGTACGGACGGGCGCAGGGCCATGCTGGTGTGCCGCGTGATTGCCGGCAGGGTCAGACGCATTGCGGACGATGCGGCGGCTGAGGAGGAGGCTGCTGCCACCGCATCAGCTGGTGGGTCGTACGATTCCGTCGCCGGATACGCCGGAGTGTActcgaatctcgaggagctggtTGTGTTTAATCCGAGGGCGATCCTCCCGTGTTTCGTAGTTATTTACAAAGCTCTTGACTCTTAG